One window of Chamaesiphon minutus PCC 6605 genomic DNA carries:
- a CDS encoding bifunctional folylpolyglutamate synthase/dihydrofolate synthase encodes MAIAKVTDSTTAIDTLLAPFHQFGVNLGLSRIQTLLAALGWPHQSVPIIHVAGTNGKGSVCAYLSSILTAAGYKVGRYTSPHLVDWNERIWIDNEPISTERALTILNTVIAAIDPNSPTPTQFEIVTAAMWLYFAQSQVDIAVIEVGLGGRLDATNVCDDPIASVITSISLEHWQQLGDTLAKIAGEKAGILKPDRPAIIGTLPPEATEVVAARISTLNCPAIWVEPAVEVPLVDRTPPTSSTADSLPWVESGGICYPLALLGRMQLINSAIAIATIKVLRQAGWQISDAAIVSGMANTQWLGRIQWTTWQGAQLLIDGAHNTAAAIALREYVDTLDTPISWTMGMLSTKAHREIFQALLRPGDRLYLVPVPDHSSADLDLLADLARSVCPEIGSIEIYPDLVAGLTAAIATTDTHRSVLCGSLYLLGYFLKLSRSIEK; translated from the coding sequence ATGGCGATTGCCAAGGTGACCGATTCAACTACAGCTATCGATACGCTGCTCGCACCATTTCACCAATTTGGGGTGAATTTAGGACTGAGCCGCATTCAAACATTACTCGCTGCCCTCGGTTGGCCACATCAGTCGGTACCGATAATTCACGTTGCTGGGACGAATGGCAAAGGCTCTGTCTGCGCTTATCTATCGAGCATCCTGACTGCCGCAGGTTATAAAGTCGGGCGGTATACATCGCCGCATTTAGTAGATTGGAACGAGCGCATTTGGATCGATAACGAACCGATTAGTACCGAGCGTGCGCTAACTATCCTCAACACCGTCATCGCTGCTATCGATCCTAATTCCCCGACGCCAACTCAGTTTGAAATTGTAACTGCGGCAATGTGGCTCTACTTTGCTCAGTCGCAAGTCGATATCGCAGTCATTGAAGTTGGCTTAGGCGGAAGACTAGATGCGACGAATGTTTGCGACGATCCGATCGCGAGTGTTATTACCTCGATCTCGCTCGAACATTGGCAACAACTCGGCGACACGCTTGCCAAAATTGCGGGCGAAAAAGCAGGCATTCTCAAACCCGATCGTCCAGCAATTATTGGTACCTTACCCCCAGAGGCAACTGAAGTTGTAGCCGCTCGAATCTCTACTCTAAATTGTCCGGCAATCTGGGTCGAACCCGCCGTAGAGGTGCCCCTAGTCGATCGAACACCTCCAACATCATCGACAGCAGATTCGTTGCCGTGGGTCGAATCTGGCGGGATTTGCTATCCGCTGGCGTTATTAGGCCGAATGCAGTTGATTAATTCAGCGATCGCGATCGCCACAATTAAGGTACTGCGTCAAGCCGGATGGCAAATTAGCGATGCGGCGATCGTTTCTGGCATGGCAAATACGCAATGGCTGGGACGAATTCAATGGACGACTTGGCAAGGTGCTCAATTATTAATCGATGGCGCACACAATACCGCTGCGGCAATTGCTTTACGTGAATATGTCGATACCCTCGACACCCCCATTAGTTGGACGATGGGGATGCTCTCGACCAAAGCACATCGCGAAATTTTTCAAGCCTTACTCCGCCCTGGCGATCGATTATATCTAGTCCCCGTCCCCGACCATAGTTCTGCCGATTTAGACCTGCTAGCCGATTTAGCACGCTCTGTCTGTCCAGAAATTGGATCGATCGAAATCTATCCCGATCTCGTTGCTGGATTAACCGCTGCGATCGCCACTACCGATACCCATCGATCGGTTCTGTGCGGTTCTCTATATTTGTTGGGTTACTTTTTGAAATTGAGTCGATCGATCGAAAAATAA
- a CDS encoding peptidoglycan D,D-transpeptidase FtsI family protein, translating to MSNIHRKKSVQIGGNRHKSTRLTVKVNRTIARTIAVWSTWGLATLMLLARLVWLQIIEAPKLQEKAKEQQRVTMRSVVPRRTIVDRSNDRVAIDRLSYTVFAHPEKFTEVVRKKGSKTGLVVAVTPADMAQRLAPIVGRTVQDLTTKFQQRKTGVFVGSGLREDTRNRIRALKVEGVEIVQGELDYTRFYPQDDMLAEVLGYLDWQRQPQAGVEYSQTTLLERKVVPYNLTKTARGEILPDRVTLDFLHTDDLQLRLSIDLRLQRAARTALKQKMKEWNALRGTVIVMDADTGALRSLVVEPTYNPNQYGKDVQNYSKIVGEKRAATLLRNWAVSDLYEPGSTFKPIAVAIALENGVIEPKSTFIDDGSITVGTDTIRNSDKKGNGKLDIAQILQHSSNVGMVKMMQRLKPDVYYNWLQRIGLGQKSGIDLPLEERGEIRSRREFVASPIYPANTAFGQGFSLTPIQLVTLIGSLANGGKLVTPHVVEGLYDSAGVRKDKNTLPEPTQIFSSHNARSVLAMMETVVTHGSGARAEIPGYRIAGKTGTSQKAMLGGYKQDGKKITSFVGILPVDGQHRYVVFAAVDEPKGKEKAFGSNVAAPIVKSVMDSLISLDGIPPSDPSAVKNKKTDKTEIDKDKTETIKPDKINKIELDDAKAEP from the coding sequence ATGAGTAATATCCACCGGAAAAAATCAGTACAAATTGGTGGCAATCGTCACAAATCGACCCGTTTGACGGTGAAAGTGAATCGGACAATCGCGAGAACGATCGCCGTTTGGAGTACCTGGGGATTGGCGACATTGATGCTACTGGCGAGACTTGTTTGGTTGCAAATTATCGAAGCCCCCAAGTTGCAAGAAAAAGCCAAAGAGCAGCAACGAGTAACGATGCGATCGGTAGTCCCGCGCCGGACGATTGTCGATCGCTCGAACGATCGAGTGGCGATCGACAGACTTAGTTATACTGTCTTTGCCCATCCCGAAAAATTCACCGAAGTAGTTCGCAAAAAAGGCTCCAAAACAGGGTTGGTTGTCGCCGTAACGCCAGCAGATATGGCGCAGCGACTAGCACCAATTGTCGGACGCACGGTGCAGGATCTCACGACCAAATTTCAACAGCGCAAGACGGGAGTGTTCGTCGGATCGGGACTGCGGGAAGACACTAGAAATCGGATTAGAGCACTCAAAGTCGAAGGTGTCGAGATCGTCCAAGGCGAACTCGACTATACGCGATTTTATCCTCAAGATGATATGCTCGCGGAAGTCTTGGGCTATCTCGATTGGCAGCGACAACCCCAGGCGGGAGTAGAATACAGTCAAACCACGCTGTTAGAGCGCAAGGTCGTCCCATACAACTTAACTAAGACTGCTAGAGGTGAAATTTTACCCGATCGCGTCACCTTGGATTTTTTGCATACCGATGACTTGCAACTGCGACTGAGTATCGATTTGCGCCTACAACGTGCCGCCAGAACCGCACTCAAGCAAAAAATGAAAGAATGGAATGCCTTACGCGGGACGGTAATTGTCATGGATGCCGATACGGGAGCATTGCGATCGCTCGTCGTCGAACCAACTTACAATCCCAACCAGTACGGTAAAGACGTCCAAAATTACAGCAAAATCGTCGGTGAAAAGCGCGCGGCAACTCTACTGCGAAATTGGGCTGTTTCCGACCTCTATGAGCCAGGATCGACCTTCAAACCGATCGCCGTTGCCATTGCCCTAGAAAATGGAGTTATCGAGCCAAAATCCACCTTTATCGACGATGGCAGCATCACTGTCGGTACGGATACCATCCGCAACTCCGACAAAAAAGGTAATGGCAAGCTCGACATCGCCCAAATTCTCCAACATTCGAGCAACGTCGGCATGGTCAAAATGATGCAACGGCTCAAACCCGACGTCTATTATAATTGGCTGCAACGGATTGGTTTGGGTCAAAAATCTGGAATCGATCTGCCCTTAGAAGAACGCGGCGAAATCCGCAGTCGGCGCGAGTTTGTGGCATCCCCGATCTATCCGGCCAATACAGCCTTCGGGCAGGGCTTTTCACTCACTCCCATTCAATTGGTGACATTGATCGGCAGTCTGGCCAATGGCGGTAAACTAGTAACTCCGCATGTGGTAGAAGGGTTATACGATAGTGCCGGAGTGCGCAAAGACAAAAATACTCTCCCCGAACCCACACAGATCTTCTCCTCCCACAATGCCCGATCTGTCTTGGCAATGATGGAAACTGTCGTCACCCACGGCTCTGGAGCTAGAGCCGAAATTCCTGGCTATCGGATTGCAGGGAAAACTGGCACTTCTCAAAAAGCCATGCTCGGCGGCTACAAACAAGATGGTAAAAAAATTACCAGTTTTGTAGGAATTTTACCTGTGGACGGACAACATCGTTACGTCGTATTTGCCGCAGTCGATGAACCCAAAGGTAAAGAAAAAGCCTTCGGTAGTAACGTCGCCGCACCGATTGTCAAATCTGTGATGGACTCATTAATTTCACTCGATGGCATTCCCCCTAGCGACCCGAGTGCAGTTAAAAACAAGAAGACAGATAAAACCGAAATAGATAAAGATAAAACAGAAACAATCAAACCAGATAAAATAAATAAAATCGAATTAGACGATGCAAAAGCAGAACCGTAG
- the petG gene encoding cytochrome b6-f complex subunit V, which produces MVEPLLSGIVLGLVFITLSGLFAAAYMQYKRGNQIGL; this is translated from the coding sequence GTGGTCGAACCGTTACTATCTGGAATCGTTCTGGGCTTGGTTTTCATCACCCTCAGCGGTTTATTCGCAGCAGCGTATATGCAGTACAAGCGCGGCAATCAAATTGGGTTGTAA
- a CDS encoding substrate-binding domain-containing protein, whose amino-acid sequence MKQQSSSIVTLALILAAGGTTLKTNAQTADNFPLPTSVAAGTKVQIDGSSSLQAVNQGLKERFQKQFPGTDVTLPMQYQGSDSGIKAIVADKADVAGIGRPLTATEKAQGVAAKSIGSSKIAIIVKDSNPYNGNLTIKDFAKIYRGEVTDWSQLPSAKGAKGKIKVIDRPSNSDTRRAFANYSVFQKGQLKTGSNAQKLAEDSTQAVVDKLGDDGIGYAPADQIKNIPGIRAITLHGTQPDDPKYPFSQPLSYVYKNKGAKVSEGAKAFLGYVSDPAGQLAIKEAIATGATAAAATGTTPTTSTTTETTTTTAGTTGATGATGATGATDPTGTAGTTATSGATGSENSGTVTNTTTTTTSNNKGGFPWWILPLLALGGGLIWLLSRKKTDETPTSAAAVSETTPAIKPLYPPPPSRTSRGDGLSGDLSGDLSSNLGYRPSGDLRSGDLRSGDLSGTLTPPPSVTSNTPNINFNGVVDTVKDKANDINLAGGAALAGGAAAAAAIGKGIYDSTYASAQDEATRSGDLQLPQIEAPNIDLSNPLEGLKDKSSNLIPNLDIDNPIEGIQDKAGDLIQDGSAAATAAGGAALAGGAAFAGGIGNFFQDRDHPESSDLSLEVPENFAQTPEQIAAKAADPLPAVDDVDAGEGIFDRIGDFFQDGGGAAVAAGGAALAGGAALAGNLGKSVGDLAGDRSDVEESATPDAADALVAPELAIDNDPFNFNTPLAPAQEKLDDLLVGGSDNDPFDFGEPLAPALDNANQQLSVDNDPFDFGDLLAPVPDNANQQLSVDNDLFDFGEPLAPVADNADEQLPDALNIDLDYPFGDLAENAGDFLANGGAAVSATGAAAVAGGAALFGTEDKPEIAELNLNPELDTFDRDLEAINLDDLDEDPFAGLSDLLGEETGDVGEEKPTPEPSDFFGTLKDKASDFLADGKDLGGAALAGGAAATIGAGQALQSFFTNKETPTGGTDTSAPNSSDLSGSLYTEGQITLVSPSPTKAYAHWEVPVRLKRQLREQGGEKLVVRLYDVTNTDPNVELPRTFQEFECSDSAWDLELPISPGEHRYLAEIGYVTGDGGWLMLARSAPLWVRSDNG is encoded by the coding sequence ATGAAACAGCAAAGTAGTTCAATCGTAACTCTAGCACTAATATTAGCTGCTGGTGGCACTACCCTCAAAACTAATGCCCAAACAGCCGATAATTTCCCCTTACCCACATCGGTGGCAGCGGGAACTAAAGTGCAGATTGATGGTTCTAGTAGCCTGCAAGCTGTCAATCAAGGTCTCAAAGAGCGATTCCAAAAGCAATTCCCCGGTACGGATGTGACCTTGCCGATGCAGTATCAGGGCAGCGATAGTGGCATCAAAGCAATTGTCGCAGACAAAGCAGATGTTGCGGGCATCGGTCGTCCACTGACCGCCACCGAAAAAGCACAAGGTGTAGCCGCTAAATCGATCGGTAGCTCCAAAATTGCCATTATTGTCAAAGATAGTAATCCATATAATGGCAACCTAACGATTAAAGATTTTGCGAAAATTTATCGCGGCGAAGTCACCGATTGGTCGCAATTACCTAGTGCTAAAGGTGCTAAAGGGAAAATCAAAGTAATCGACAGACCAAGTAATAGCGACACTCGGCGTGCATTTGCCAATTATTCAGTTTTCCAAAAAGGTCAACTCAAGACTGGGAGCAACGCTCAAAAATTAGCTGAAGATTCGACTCAAGCAGTCGTCGATAAATTAGGCGATGATGGGATTGGTTACGCACCCGCCGACCAAATCAAGAATATCCCAGGAATTAGAGCCATTACTCTCCATGGCACCCAACCAGATGACCCTAAATATCCATTCTCTCAGCCTTTATCCTACGTTTATAAAAACAAAGGGGCAAAAGTCAGCGAAGGTGCTAAGGCATTTCTGGGCTATGTCAGCGATCCTGCGGGTCAATTAGCCATCAAAGAAGCGATAGCAACCGGAGCTACAGCAGCCGCAGCTACAGGTACGACGCCAACCACGAGTACGACTACTGAAACTACTACAACTACTGCCGGAACTACAGGGGCGACTGGGGCGACTGGTGCAACAGGTGCGACCGATCCAACTGGAACTGCTGGTACGACTGCAACCAGCGGAGCTACCGGAAGTGAAAATTCTGGAACAGTTACTAATACTACTACAACTACTACTAGTAATAATAAAGGTGGCTTTCCGTGGTGGATTCTACCGCTACTTGCTTTAGGTGGCGGACTAATCTGGCTGTTAAGTCGGAAGAAAACCGACGAGACACCAACCTCCGCAGCAGCAGTATCAGAAACGACACCTGCCATCAAACCACTCTATCCACCACCACCATCGCGAACCTCTAGAGGTGATGGTTTATCTGGAGATCTCTCAGGTGATTTGTCCTCAAATTTGGGCTATCGTCCTTCTGGCGACTTAAGATCGGGCGACCTGCGATCGGGCGATTTATCTGGGACGTTGACCCCACCGCCAAGCGTAACGTCCAACACGCCAAATATTAACTTTAATGGTGTAGTCGATACGGTCAAAGATAAAGCCAACGATATCAACCTTGCAGGTGGAGCCGCGCTTGCTGGTGGTGCCGCAGCCGCAGCCGCAATCGGCAAAGGTATTTACGATTCGACCTATGCGTCGGCACAGGATGAAGCAACCAGATCGGGCGATCTCCAACTACCCCAGATTGAAGCTCCCAATATCGACCTCTCCAATCCCCTAGAAGGGTTGAAAGATAAGTCATCCAATCTGATCCCCAATCTAGATATCGACAACCCGATAGAAGGCATTCAGGACAAGGCTGGAGACTTAATTCAAGATGGTAGTGCCGCCGCAACCGCCGCAGGTGGAGCCGCACTGGCTGGCGGAGCTGCATTTGCTGGTGGCATCGGCAACTTCTTCCAAGATCGCGACCATCCCGAATCATCAGATCTGAGTCTAGAAGTACCCGAAAACTTCGCGCAGACTCCAGAACAGATCGCAGCCAAAGCTGCCGATCCGCTGCCCGCAGTCGATGATGTCGATGCTGGCGAAGGGATATTCGATCGAATAGGCGACTTCTTCCAAGATGGTGGTGGAGCCGCTGTTGCCGCAGGTGGAGCCGCCTTAGCTGGTGGAGCTGCCCTAGCAGGTAATCTGGGTAAATCTGTCGGCGACCTCGCTGGAGATCGATCGGATGTCGAAGAGTCAGCCACGCCCGACGCAGCAGATGCGCTCGTAGCACCCGAATTGGCGATCGATAACGATCCGTTTAATTTTAATACCCCCTTAGCTCCCGCCCAGGAAAAACTGGACGATCTACTCGTAGGTGGCAGTGATAACGATCCGTTTGACTTCGGCGAACCATTGGCTCCAGCACTGGACAATGCTAACCAGCAACTCTCTGTTGACAACGATCCATTTGACTTTGGCGATCTGTTGGCTCCAGTACCAGACAATGCTAACCAGCAACTCTCTGTTGACAACGATCTGTTTGACTTTGGCGAGCCGTTGGCTCCAGTGGCAGACAATGCTGACGAGCAACTTCCCGACGCGCTCAACATAGACTTGGATTATCCCTTTGGCGATCTTGCTGAGAACGCTGGCGACTTCTTGGCGAATGGTGGTGCTGCTGTGAGCGCAACCGGAGCCGCAGCCGTCGCTGGGGGTGCCGCATTATTCGGTACCGAAGACAAACCCGAAATCGCTGAATTAAACCTCAATCCAGAGTTGGATACATTCGATCGGGATTTGGAGGCCATTAACCTCGACGATTTGGATGAAGATCCATTTGCTGGTTTATCCGATTTACTCGGTGAAGAAACTGGTGATGTCGGTGAGGAGAAGCCAACACCAGAGCCGAGCGACTTCTTTGGCACGCTCAAAGATAAAGCTAGCGACTTCCTCGCCGATGGGAAAGATCTCGGTGGTGCGGCTCTAGCTGGTGGCGCAGCAGCCACAATTGGTGCGGGACAAGCACTCCAGTCTTTCTTTACCAATAAAGAAACACCCACTGGCGGCACAGACACTTCGGCACCAAATAGCAGCGATCTGTCTGGGAGTCTCTACACCGAAGGTCAAATTACCCTAGTTTCCCCCAGTCCCACCAAAGCTTATGCGCACTGGGAAGTCCCCGTCCGATTGAAACGGCAGTTGCGGGAACAAGGCGGTGAAAAATTGGTAGTTCGTCTCTACGACGTTACCAATACCGATCCGAATGTCGAATTACCGCGTACTTTCCAAGAGTTTGAATGCAGCGATTCCGCTTGGGACTTGGAACTACCTATCAGTCCAGGCGAACATCGTTATCTTGCTGAAATTGGCTATGTAACTGGTGATGGCGGCTGGTTAATGTTGGCACGTTCCGCTCCCTTGTGGGTTCGCTCCGATAACGGCTAG
- a CDS encoding c-type cytochrome, whose amino-acid sequence MLTCLTICLVAIVGWHSLRESNPYTTSVLAKTGDPTLGHAIFQINCSGCHGLDASGRVGPSLRDISKRKSPHSLIEQVTSGNTPPMPQFQPNPQEMADLLSYLETL is encoded by the coding sequence ATCCTGACATGCTTGACGATCTGTTTGGTGGCGATCGTCGGTTGGCACTCGCTCCGAGAATCCAATCCCTATACTACCAGTGTATTGGCAAAAACGGGCGATCCAACCTTGGGACATGCCATCTTTCAGATCAATTGCAGCGGTTGCCACGGACTCGATGCCAGTGGCCGCGTAGGCCCCAGTCTACGCGACATCTCCAAGCGGAAATCTCCGCACAGCCTGATCGAACAAGTCACTAGTGGCAATACACCTCCGATGCCCCAATTTCAGCCCAATCCTCAAGAGATGGCCGATCTGCTTAGTTATTTGGAGACACTTTAG
- the hemB gene encoding porphobilinogen synthase, with protein sequence MSRPHLESDPLSLTRRPRRLRRNPSIRSLVSETQLTVDDLIYPMFVMEGENQRVEIASMPGCYRYTLDLLLKEVAELYTLGIKAIALFPVVSESKKDDNGTESYNPEGLAQQTVTAIKAQTPETIVITDVALDPFTTHGHDGVIDENGVILNDETVAILIKMAVSQAQAGCDMVAPSDMMDGRIGAIRKALDENGFTDVGILAYSAKYASAYYGPFRDALDSAPKFGDKKTYQMDPANAREALEEVALDIIEGADIVMVKPALAYLDIIHQVKANCNVPVAAYNVSGEYSLIKAAAQLGWIDEKKIIMETLLSIKRAGADLILTYFAKEVALILHNK encoded by the coding sequence ATGTCTCGCCCCCATCTTGAGTCCGATCCGCTCTCACTTACCAGACGTCCCCGCCGCCTGCGCCGCAATCCTAGCATCCGCAGCCTGGTAAGCGAAACTCAACTGACTGTTGACGATCTGATTTATCCGATGTTTGTTATGGAAGGCGAAAATCAGCGCGTAGAAATTGCCTCCATGCCAGGTTGTTATCGTTATACACTCGATCTGCTGCTTAAAGAAGTTGCGGAGTTATATACATTAGGGATCAAAGCCATCGCCCTGTTCCCTGTCGTCTCCGAATCAAAAAAAGATGACAATGGCACCGAAAGCTACAATCCTGAAGGATTAGCACAGCAAACTGTCACCGCGATTAAAGCCCAAACGCCAGAGACGATCGTCATTACTGATGTCGCGCTCGATCCCTTTACCACTCACGGACACGATGGCGTCATCGACGAAAATGGTGTCATCCTCAACGACGAAACAGTCGCCATCCTGATTAAAATGGCAGTTTCCCAAGCCCAAGCAGGCTGTGACATGGTGGCACCTTCAGACATGATGGACGGACGGATCGGGGCGATTCGCAAGGCGTTAGATGAGAACGGCTTTACCGATGTGGGCATTTTGGCATACTCTGCTAAGTATGCCTCGGCTTATTATGGACCCTTCCGAGATGCCTTAGACTCCGCACCCAAATTTGGCGATAAAAAAACTTACCAAATGGATCCAGCCAACGCTCGCGAAGCTTTGGAGGAAGTCGCACTCGATATTATCGAAGGTGCAGATATAGTTATGGTCAAACCTGCCTTGGCATATTTGGATATCATCCATCAAGTCAAAGCTAACTGCAACGTCCCAGTCGCCGCTTATAATGTCAGTGGAGAATATTCACTAATTAAAGCTGCCGCTCAACTCGGTTGGATCGATGAGAAGAAAATCATCATGGAAACTTTGTTGAGTATCAAGCGCGCTGGTGCAGATTTAATTCTCACCTATTTTGCCAAAGAGGTCGCTTTAATTTTGCATAATAAATAG
- a CDS encoding DnaJ C-terminal domain-containing protein, which yields MAATNFRDYYALLGVNKNASADDIKKAYRRLARKYHPDLNPGDKTAEAKFKEITEANEVLSDVDKRTQYDRFGQYWKQSEQPRANNTTRSTPGATPGTNRTGDFNTVDFGQYNNFDDFVNELLGRFNNSGTPNPAASKAARAENFTSNVSSNGANNLGGDREATISLSLTEAYKGVQKSFNLGTETIKVRIPGGAKAGSRIRVRGKGNINSSNKQRGDLYLTVELQPHPFFRLEGEQLICEVPVTPDEAVLGAQIEIPTPDGMVTVNVPAGVRSGQSLRLRGKGWANPRGERGDQLAKIVIATPKSISAAERELYEKIRAARTFDPRNHFNQVML from the coding sequence ATGGCAGCGACAAATTTTCGAGACTACTACGCGCTCTTAGGGGTAAACAAGAACGCTAGTGCAGATGATATCAAAAAAGCCTATCGGCGACTAGCCCGTAAATATCATCCCGATCTCAACCCAGGAGATAAAACTGCGGAAGCAAAATTTAAAGAGATTACCGAAGCCAATGAAGTGCTTTCGGATGTCGATAAACGCACGCAGTACGACAGGTTCGGTCAATACTGGAAACAATCCGAACAACCTAGAGCTAATAATACTACTCGATCGACCCCTGGCGCGACTCCCGGTACCAATCGAACTGGCGATTTTAACACGGTTGATTTCGGTCAGTACAACAACTTTGATGATTTCGTCAACGAGTTATTAGGTAGGTTTAATAACTCTGGTACTCCAAATCCTGCCGCGAGCAAAGCCGCTAGAGCTGAGAATTTCACATCCAATGTTAGCAGTAATGGCGCGAATAATCTCGGTGGCGATCGCGAAGCCACAATTAGCCTCTCCCTCACCGAAGCTTACAAAGGCGTCCAAAAGAGCTTCAATCTGGGTACGGAAACGATTAAGGTGCGAATTCCAGGCGGTGCTAAAGCCGGAAGTCGGATTAGAGTACGCGGGAAAGGCAATATCAACTCCTCCAACAAACAACGCGGCGACTTATACCTGACTGTAGAATTGCAACCCCATCCCTTCTTCCGATTAGAGGGAGAACAACTCATCTGCGAAGTCCCTGTGACCCCCGACGAGGCCGTTCTAGGTGCCCAAATTGAGATTCCCACCCCAGATGGCATGGTGACGGTTAACGTGCCTGCTGGAGTCCGATCGGGGCAATCTCTGAGACTGCGCGGCAAAGGTTGGGCTAATCCTCGCGGCGAACGTGGCGACCAACTAGCGAAGATTGTAATTGCAACACCTAAGAGTATCAGTGCTGCCGAACGCGAACTGTATGAAAAAATCCGTGCAGCGCGGACCTTCGATCCGCGCAATCATTTCAATCAGGTGATGTTGTAG
- the rsmD gene encoding 16S rRNA (guanine(966)-N(2))-methyltransferase RsmD: MSIRIYGNRELKTLQGLETRPTSARVRQALFNIWQGSIADCRWLDLCSGSGAMGAEALCRDAKIVVGIERSNSACQIIEQNWAKVAGLDQTFQILRSDVVTGLARLDGQKFDRIYFDPPYAGELYDPVLAAIDRYELLAVSGEIAVEHSPNPQISSNLPTSLPTLELCRRKDYGNTAVSFYQLK; this comes from the coding sequence ATGAGTATTAGAATCTATGGCAATCGGGAGCTAAAAACCTTGCAGGGGCTGGAAACTAGACCCACATCCGCGCGCGTCCGGCAGGCTTTATTTAACATTTGGCAAGGATCGATCGCCGATTGCCGATGGTTGGATCTTTGTAGCGGGAGTGGAGCGATGGGTGCCGAGGCATTGTGTCGAGACGCCAAAATTGTCGTCGGGATCGAGCGATCGAATTCGGCCTGTCAGATTATCGAGCAAAATTGGGCTAAAGTCGCAGGTCTCGACCAAACATTTCAAATCCTGCGATCGGATGTAGTCACAGGATTGGCACGTCTCGACGGCCAAAAATTCGATCGAATTTATTTCGATCCTCCCTATGCTGGCGAATTATACGATCCAGTCTTAGCCGCGATCGATCGTTATGAATTGCTAGCGGTGAGCGGAGAAATCGCCGTCGAACACAGCCCGAATCCACAGATAAGTAGTAACTTACCCACATCTTTACCGACACTCGAACTCTGTCGTCGCAAAGATTATGGCAATACCGCTGTGTCGTTTTATCAGCTTAAGTAA
- a CDS encoding photosystem I reaction center subunit XI, translating to MTTFVEKIDQSKNNPRDPRNNEVVLPDFDPQGSNLATPINSSKLAKAIVNNFSAYRQGLSPMRRGIEVGLAHGYWQIGPFFEFNPLRYSELGAVTALLSDIGLVVISAAAIVIYAATNPPPPIATLTVPNPPDVFASTQGWNTYATGFLIGGIGGAVIAYFIVANNDVFQNFLRLIGL from the coding sequence ATGACCACTTTTGTTGAGAAAATCGATCAGTCAAAGAATAATCCCCGCGATCCTCGCAATAATGAGGTCGTCTTACCCGATTTCGATCCGCAGGGTAGTAACCTAGCAACACCCATCAATAGTTCCAAACTTGCTAAAGCGATCGTCAACAACTTCTCTGCCTACCGTCAGGGTTTATCGCCGATGCGAAGAGGGATTGAGGTAGGTTTGGCTCATGGTTATTGGCAGATTGGGCCATTTTTTGAATTTAACCCATTACGCTACTCTGAGTTGGGCGCAGTTACCGCACTCTTGTCGGATATCGGTCTAGTTGTTATTTCTGCTGCGGCAATCGTCATTTACGCCGCCACTAATCCACCACCACCGATCGCCACATTGACAGTCCCCAATCCTCCTGATGTATTTGCTAGTACCCAAGGCTGGAATACTTATGCGACGGGTTTCTTAATTGGTGGCATTGGTGGTGCTGTTATTGCCTACTTTATCGTCGCTAATAACGATGTTTTCCAAAATTTCTTACGTTTGATTGGCCTTTAA